In Malus sylvestris chromosome 2, drMalSylv7.2, whole genome shotgun sequence, the genomic stretch GGCCACAGGTTGTGCATTGTCCTGGAAGATCACCGTATAGAGCAGTTATTACAGATTCATGCCGCACCTTGAGAAGGTTGGCCTTAAACTCAACTCCTAAAGAAACCTTGGGAGGGGTTTGATTTGTCACTGAGATCAAACCTTGGGCCAAGAGAGAAGTAATCAAACCAGAATATGCACTGATGCCGGGCTGGTTGCTAGAGGCAACAGGATAAGGGTTCTGAACTGGAAGTATGTCTTGTGGGTAAGGAGGGGGACCTGGTGGTAGAAGTGGCATGGCTTGTTTTACAATAAAAGGGCCTTGATTCCTCTGGTTCTGCTGCATAGATAACGTTGAGTGCACAGTGGGAGTGGGAGGGCGAGAATTATGCACGTTTACATGAGGCCTTGAATCCACATATGGCACCGGCATGAGAGATTGAGAGTCCACACTAGAAGTAGAAGACGGCACTGATATACGAGTCACCACAAAAGGCATCTGGAAAGGCATAATCGGGCAGGCTTGCTGAGGAGGGTAGTGAGAACCCAAATTACGATTTGCCTCAGATTGGAATTGAGCAACCCTACtaccatcttttccatatgcgCCCCTAGGTCTCTGATTTTCAAGTCCTCCATTACTGCGGTTATTATGACATGCAGGTGCAGCACAAGTAGTAGTgtcaaaccctaaccctagccctgGCCCTTTTTGACTACCATCAAAATAGCATAACCTAAGAGAGTCGGAGATTGAAGAGGTGGCTGGTTTACTGCAGAAGGTGGAGTCCGTACGGCTGTGCTATTCTAGAGAAGACAGGAGAAGATGGAATTTAGAAGGTTCTGGCCAGTTCACTTGCAAATCCTATAACTCTTTCCTTTGCAACAATGATGTTATGCATCAATTTCCCCCTTTCGCTCAGATATGGAAAGCAAAAGTGCCTCCAAAAGTCAAAATCCTTGTGTGGCTAGTGGCGCTCGGGAAGGTTAATACTTGTGATCAAATCCAAAGACGAATGCCTTTTGCTTGCTTCTCCCCCCATTGGTGCACTTTGTGCAAATCTGGGGAGGAAAGCGTCAACCATATTTTCCTCCATTGTCCGTATAGCATTCAACTCTGATGGAAATTGCTTAAGGAAGCCGGAGCAAGATGGGTCACCCCAAAGGgatgttttgagcttctaagcATTAAGTTCGAAGGCCTAGGGAAAGGGAGGAAAGCCAAAACTTTGTGGGGATCTCTGTTGATGGCCCTCTTCTGGAACATTTGGTTGGAGCGTAATAAAAGAGTCTTTGAGGATTACAAGGGAGTGGGGGTGGAGGAGCTTCGGAATAGAGTAAAACACTGGGCAGCCCTTTGGGCTTCGGTTTCAGTGGAGTTTAGAGATTACAATTTCTCTTCTATTTTTAGGGATTTGTTAGCGGCCGTTATTTGATTT encodes the following:
- the LOC126603384 gene encoding polyadenylation and cleavage factor homolog 4-like, encoding MPFQMPFVVTRISVPSSTSSVDSQSLMPVPYVDSRPHVNVHNSRPPTPTVHSTLSMQQNQRNQGPFIVKQAMPLLPPGPPPYPQDILPVQNPYPVASSNQPGISAYSGLITSLLAQGLISVTNQTPPKVSLGVEFKANLLKVRHESVITALYGDLPGQCTTCGRRFKCQEEHSKHMDWHVTKNRMSKSRKLKPSRKWFVNMSLWFIAAEALCTNAAPKFMSAETTVEKKNSDEEVAIPAEEDQTSCVLCRECFDDFYSHEREEWMYKDAVYLNAPEGSTEGMDRSKLGPIVHAKCRQEGSQRKRLRRS